The following proteins are co-located in the Acanthochromis polyacanthus isolate Apoly-LR-REF ecotype Palm Island chromosome 7, KAUST_Apoly_ChrSc, whole genome shotgun sequence genome:
- the LOC110967030 gene encoding uncharacterized protein LOC110967030, producing MSRLNDMAPESEEVWMMGVPNKFLFRPQTREFEGMCLAEFASDYRVIYGRHAQRNSAIALRDNKGYIAKRTAGREAVIRFVRFSETKTPEKHFRRLLKLYLPHQSDHQLSDGGRTTYEDFYKFHPGVKRIVDNNKKRYEEKGAGMDKALKRVEEGPVLNAWNSFAPEVEVDRQECLNLQQTITEDNEEDAVPDFDVGLPAPRIEVPRLSPDFDRKMFQSVNETQACIFYAVRHSFLKLPRSLEPPYQGLGNALDELRASLSSVEILIIDEISMVSKKLFAYVNWRFQQLKGNRRPFGGVSILAVGDFYQLPPLGRAKPLCVYEDTEFDLWRDHFSIVNLTEIMRQKDDRAFAELLNRLRVKRKEDPLSLADRELLLQAVSNGKDLRGETLHVFATNKQVDSHNADTVSSLLEQQITIVAQDFRKDVTTGRKVPVQNVTGTKTDLPDSIVAGEGARIMLIRNVNVEDGLVNGTFGTIFTMVTENHDPKAVRLLGLRPDNPTAGQTLRKKLLGPTDDLVYIERSEESFGRKGRVVRCQFPIKLAFACTAHKVQGMTVTSAVVSLKRVFQPGMAYVALSRTTSLQGLTITDFDEKNIYVDPTITTALRDMRSASFQGVTPLLNFGKLTDRPRNTVTVIHHNTQGLPSHIVDLRVHHELRLADVLCLTETHLSGPPVSPSFHLEGYTMSERSRPESYDSGSDMAAKAGGGVAIYYKNTLTAEAPR from the coding sequence ATGAGTCGGCTGAACGACATGGCACCCGAGTCCGAGGAGGTGTGGATGATGGGGGTACCTAACAAGTTCCTGTTCAGACCACAGACTCGTGAGTTCGAGGGAATGTGTCTGGCCGAGTTTGCGTCGGACTATAGGGTAATCTACGGACGGCACGCTCAACGCAACAGTGCGATTGCCCTCCGCGACAACAAAGGTTACATTGCCAAGAGGACAGCAGGAAGAGAAGCAGTCATCCGATTTGTGCGTTTCTCAGAGACCAAAACACCAGAGAAGCACTTCAGGCGGCTTCTGAAGCTGTACCTGCCACACCAATCAGACCACCAGCTCAGCGACGGAGGTCGCACCACGTACGAAGACTTCTATAAATTTCATCCTGGTGTGAAGCGCATCGTGGACAATAACAAGAAGCGGTACGAGGAAAAAGGCGCAGGCATGGACAAGGCACTCAAACGCGTCGAGGAAGGTCCAGTCCTCAACGCTTGGAACTCCTTTGCACCCGAAGTTGAGGTTGACCGACAGGAGTGTCTTAACCTGCAACAAACTATCACAGAGGACAACGAAGAGGACGCCGTCCCGGACTTTGACGTTGGCTTACCAGCTCCCAGGATCGAGGTGCCTCGGTTGAGTCCGGACTTTGACCGGAAGATGTTTCAGAGTGTGAACGAGACCCAGGCATGCATCTTCTACGCTGTGCGGCACTCTTTCCTCAAGCTTCCTAGGTCCTTGGAGCCGCCATACCAGGGCCTTGGCAATGCACTTGACGAACTTCGAGCATCATTGTCTTCCGTTGAGATTCTCATCATCGACGAAATTTCCATGGTTTCCAAGAAGCTGTTTGCCTACGTCAACTGGCGTTTCCAGCAGCTGAAGGGAAACCGCAGACCTTTCGGCGGCGTTTCCATTCTTGCAGTCGGCGACTTTTACCAGCTACCACCGCTGGGCAGGGCCAAGCCGCTCTGCGTCTATGAAGATACGGAGTTCGATCTCTGGAGAGATCACTTTTCCATTGTCAACCTTACGGAAATCATGCGGCAGAAAGATGACCGCGCTTTTGCCGAACTCCTCAACCGACTGCGAGTCAAGCGCAAGGAGGATCCTTTGAGTCTCGCGGACCGAGAATTACTCTTACAGGCTGTCTCGAATGGTAAGGACCTTCGAGGAGAAACGCTCCATGTATTTGCCACGAACAAGCAGGTGGACAGTCACAACGCAGACACTGTGAGTTCCCTGCTTGAACAACAGATCACCATCGTGGCACAAGATTTTCGAAAGGACGTTACGACAGGAAGGAAGGTCCCCGTGCAAAATGTCACCggcacaaaaacagatttgcCTGACAGCATAGTGGCTGGTGAAGGAGCACGCATCATGTTGATCAGGAATGTCAACGTAGAAGATGGACTCGTCAACGGGACATTCGGGACCATCTTCACCATGGTGACTGAGAACCATGATCCCAAAGCCGTGAGACTTCTTGGTCTCCGGCCGGACAACCCCACAGCAGGACAGACTCTGCGAAAGAAGCTGCTGGGCCCCACGGACGACTTGGTCTACATCGAGAGATCCGAGGAGAGCTTCGGTCGCAAAGGCAGAGTAGTTAGATGCCAGTTCCCCATCAAGCTGGCTTTTGCGTGTACGGCCCACAAAGTGCAAGGCATGACGGTGACGTCGGCTGTGGTGAGCCTGAAACGCGTGTTTCAGCCAGGCATGGCATACGTTGCACTCAGCCGCACCACATCTCTTCAAGGTCTTACCATCACAGACTTTGATGAAAAGAATATCTACGTGGACCCCACCATCACCACAGCTTTGCGGGACATGCGCAGCGCCAGTTTCCAGGGCGTTACTCCCCTGCTGAACTTTGGGAAGTTGACTGACCGACCTCGCAACACCGTGACAGTCATCCACCACAATACTCAAGGGCTTCCATCTCACATTGTGGACCTAAGGGTGCATCACGAACTCAGGTTGGCAGATGTGCTATGTCTTACCGAGACGCATCTGTCAGGGCCCCCTGTATCTCCATCCTTTCATCTGGAAGGATACACCATGTCTGAACGTAGCAGACCGGAATCTTATGATTCAGGTTCAGACATGGCAGCAAAGGCAGGTGGTGGAGTGGCtatatattacaaaaacacgTTGACTGCAGAGGCTCCAAGATAG